In Chitinophaga oryzae, the sequence CTTTCTATCGGAAAATGAGGCAAGTGAATGATTGGGATAAGGATTCCAGCTTAACATCTACTCTAAGTAATGCAGAAAAAACGATGATGAAAATGGTGGCTATTGAAGTAAAAGAGTGGCTTCAAAATTGCCTGATTCAGTTAATTGAAGCGTAAATTAATGCCAGAATATCTAAGATCGGCAGGCTGTTAGTCTGCCGGTCTCATTATAACTATGGCTGGATTTGGTTTCGGATAATCGCGAGTTCCGAGCGATTAGGTAGTATTACAAAAAGTGTGTCAGGGTGATTAAAGATTAAGTTTTAATCGTTCACTAAAGATAATAGATAATTGGGCCAATGTCTGATTCCAGTTGTGTACTGGCTTGTTCCATTTGGCACATATATTCTCCTGGACAAGGAATAAGAGCTTCATGAGGGCATCTTCCGACTGGAAGGCGCCCTTTGACTTTGTAACAGCGCGAAGCTGCCGGTGGAAGCCTTCAATAATATTGGTTGTATACATGATTCGGCGAATGTCTTTGTTGTACTGAAAATAGCTACTCAATCTTGGCCAGTTTTTTCGCCAGGATTCAATCACTTTGGGATACCTGGTTCCCCAGTTAGATTCCAGCTGATCAAGGCTTCGTTCTGCCTGGTCAGCAGTAGTGGACTTGTAGACGTTTTGAAGATCTTTCATAAATGGCTTAACATCCTTGTAGGAAAGATATTTCTGAGAATTGCGTATCTGATGTACGATACAGAGCTGAACCTCGGTCTTTGGGAAGATACTTTCTATGGCATCAGCAAAGCCCTGAAGATTATCTATACAGGCAATGAAGATATCTTCCAAACCGCGATTCTGTAGATCTGTCAATACCTGCAGCCAGAATTTAGCACCTTCATTCTCCCCGACATACATACCCAGCAACTCT encodes:
- a CDS encoding IS256 family transposase, yielding MEKQNFDFEAFKKQAASRLKNGDTLLGKDGVLTPLLKEFLEGALDGELEAHIEDEGDANRKNGKGRKQVKTAIGSVDINPPRDRNGTFEPEIVPKRHKTLGVDLDRQIISLYARGASYSDIRDHLMDMYGLEASTATISRVTDKILPLIQEWRSRPLERVYPFVWLDAIHYKVRHEGRVVSRAVYCIIGLNQEGYKELLGMYVGENEGAKFWLQVLTDLQNRGLEDIFIACIDNLQGFADAIESIFPKTEVQLCIVHQIRNSQKYLSYKDVKPFMKDLQNVYKSTTADQAERSLDQLESNWGTRYPKVIESWRKNWPRLSSYFQYNKDIRRIMYTTNIIEGFHRQLRAVTKSKGAFQSEDALMKLLFLVQENICAKWNKPVHNWNQTLAQLSIIFSERLKLNL